The Salinibaculum sp. SYNS191 genome has a window encoding:
- a CDS encoding DUF7437 domain-containing protein, whose product MSKTAGDSERAVNGLLSVAQLLEEPRLARLYTFVLREGEVTIDGIVDALEMPRTTAYSDTGTLVELGVLARDEEQKTHTYSAVPITLTANLDGDEYTVTPTLIEAFGRSPQDQDLDLLLEKHGMGKLAAALTYAIPYAEGEMSERVAARELDLQHAFAIAVLQALREVVLEMKSVDPYFEDIRSARDQPPETEV is encoded by the coding sequence ATGTCGAAGACAGCCGGAGATTCCGAGCGGGCCGTCAACGGCCTCCTGTCGGTTGCCCAGCTTTTGGAGGAGCCGCGGCTGGCACGACTGTACACATTTGTCCTCAGGGAAGGCGAAGTCACAATCGATGGCATCGTTGATGCACTCGAGATGCCGCGGACGACTGCGTACTCGGACACGGGTACACTCGTCGAACTCGGCGTACTGGCGCGAGATGAGGAACAGAAAACGCACACGTATTCGGCGGTTCCAATCACACTCACCGCCAACCTTGACGGAGACGAGTACACAGTGACACCGACCCTTATCGAGGCGTTCGGACGTTCACCCCAAGACCAAGACCTTGATCTCCTGCTCGAAAAGCACGGTATGGGAAAACTCGCGGCCGCACTCACATACGCAATCCCCTATGCTGAAGGCGAGATGTCTGAACGAGTGGCTGCCCGCGAGCTTGATCTACAACATGCCTTCGCTATTGCTGTCTTGCAGGCTCTTCGAGAAGTCGTACTAGAGATGAAGTCTGTCGATCCGTACTTCGAGGATATCCGGAGTGCACGTGATCAGCCGCCTGAGACAGAGGTCTGA
- a CDS encoding DUF433 domain-containing protein, with product MSQVTRRIVREIHDEPHLEGRRITVQFLKEQVEDRGLSPRTVADRHDLDVADVYRALTYYHDHPEEMRTIERQRQSAIEEHDHLTTDPDSVRD from the coding sequence ATGAGCCAGGTGACGAGGCGTATCGTGCGGGAAATCCACGACGAGCCGCATCTCGAAGGCCGACGGATTACCGTTCAGTTCCTCAAAGAACAGGTCGAAGACCGAGGACTCTCCCCGAGAACGGTCGCCGATCGCCACGACCTCGACGTGGCCGATGTCTATCGGGCGCTCACGTACTACCACGACCATCCCGAGGAGATGCGGACGATCGAACGCCAGCGGCAATCCGCGATTGAAGAACACGACCACTTGACGACTGATCCCGACAGTGTGCGTGACTAA
- a CDS encoding CPBP family intramembrane glutamic endopeptidase: protein MSERTVQRTPVDIRKVSEFLVLTFAISWGGVTVLYFANVDIGSSTGQGIGTIVFMGAPAIAAITLLRYRRASIRKGTGFYRGRIRWIVFAWIAPVGLTAAMIGVGLALPGTTFTTEYSAFLLELGFTEAEAVDTIAELEQTGVPVVVLLAGLGLVLGGTLFALAALGEELGWRGLLLTELAPLGFWKLSLWTGLVWGIWHTPLILLGLQFPNQPVVGIFTMTVATVALSPIYTYLTVRAQSVLAATFFHGSFILGVFTSVFLVNGSELVISSFGVVGIVAALFGIVACLVHDRLLADEQITTGGPLSPWSRTEA from the coding sequence GTGTCAGAAAGAACAGTACAACGAACCCCGGTAGATATTCGAAAAGTATCGGAGTTCCTCGTCCTCACGTTTGCTATCTCCTGGGGTGGTGTGACTGTGCTCTATTTCGCCAATGTCGATATCGGAAGTAGCACCGGGCAGGGCATTGGTACTATTGTCTTCATGGGGGCCCCTGCCATCGCGGCAATTACACTTCTCCGGTATCGCCGAGCATCCATTCGGAAGGGAACTGGTTTTTACCGAGGGCGCATTCGGTGGATTGTTTTCGCCTGGATAGCACCGGTTGGGCTTACTGCCGCGATGATTGGCGTCGGTCTTGCGCTTCCGGGCACGACGTTTACGACAGAATATTCGGCGTTCTTGCTCGAACTCGGTTTCACAGAGGCGGAGGCCGTTGACACGATTGCCGAACTGGAACAGACCGGCGTTCCGGTAGTCGTCCTCTTGGCCGGACTGGGACTCGTCCTCGGGGGAACGCTCTTCGCGCTCGCCGCCCTCGGCGAAGAACTCGGCTGGCGGGGGCTGTTGCTTACGGAATTGGCACCACTCGGATTCTGGAAACTGTCGCTATGGACGGGTTTGGTCTGGGGGATCTGGCACACCCCGCTCATCCTTCTCGGACTCCAGTTCCCGAACCAACCAGTGGTCGGGATATTCACGATGACTGTCGCAACTGTGGCTTTGTCGCCGATTTACACCTACCTGACCGTCCGGGCCCAATCGGTGCTCGCCGCGACGTTTTTTCATGGCTCATTCATCCTGGGTGTATTCACGTCGGTGTTCCTGGTAAACGGGAGCGAACTCGTGATTTCCTCCTTTGGCGTCGTCGGAATCGTGGCCGCGCTGTTTGGCATTGTAGCATGTCTGGTACACGATCGGCTCCTTGCTGATGAGCAAATTACGACAGGTGGTCCTCTGAGTCCCTGGTCCCGTACTGAAGCGTGA
- a CDS encoding NuoI/complex I 23 kDa subunit family protein — translation MIGVLKGMATTMKHALDGKTFTVKYPEETPEVSPRFRGVHKFSQERCIWCRQCENVCPNDTIQIVTDDQRNGEQYNLHIGQCIYCRLCEEVCPVDAILLTENFEFVADTKDEFAFNKEELKNVPWYKDMDPLESREPDRGAWIGEGEGEVDYQ, via the coding sequence ATGATCGGAGTCCTCAAAGGTATGGCAACGACGATGAAGCACGCGCTCGACGGGAAGACGTTCACCGTCAAGTACCCCGAAGAAACGCCGGAGGTCTCCCCCCGGTTCCGCGGCGTCCACAAGTTCAGCCAGGAGCGGTGCATCTGGTGTCGCCAGTGCGAGAACGTCTGCCCGAACGACACGATACAGATTGTCACCGACGACCAGCGCAACGGCGAGCAGTACAACCTCCACATCGGCCAGTGCATCTACTGCCGGCTCTGTGAGGAAGTCTGTCCCGTCGACGCCATCCTCCTGACGGAGAACTTCGAGTTCGTCGCCGACACGAAAGACGAGTTCGCCTTCAACAAGGAGGAACTCAAGAACGTCCCGTGGTACAAGGATATGGACCCGCTGGAGTCCCGCGAACCCGACCGCGGCGCGTGGATCGGCGAGGGCGAAGGCGAAGTCGACTACCAGTAG
- a CDS encoding dodecin: MVFKKITLIGTSSESFEDATENAIDRAEATLDNVYWVDVVEQGVEIASVEGREYQAEVEVAFELEG; the protein is encoded by the coding sequence ATGGTATTCAAGAAGATAACGCTGATCGGGACGAGTTCGGAGAGCTTCGAAGACGCGACGGAGAACGCGATAGACCGGGCCGAGGCGACGCTTGACAACGTGTACTGGGTCGACGTCGTCGAACAGGGCGTCGAGATAGCGAGCGTCGAGGGGCGGGAGTACCAGGCCGAGGTCGAGGTTGCGTTCGAACTGGAGGGCTAG
- a CDS encoding DnaJ domain-containing protein, whose translation MAETLYSTLGVDEDADVETIRRAYRELVKEAHPDVSDDPDASEQFKRLTTARDVLTDSEERSRYDRLGHEEYVANHASSDLWASESTTESDTSPTARPSPSAAGRSSRGEASDGYDRTAWLGDDGGPTKAERTASSTYRKRRHSARSGRTATTATSGEDWQYASRAYRRVNTDVGAGDPPLGRRILGVVRAVGPWLFIHVVFILSAVATAWVTFVQADTHLDLSLPALVVVVLVLGLVVFVSVVHVISQLYS comes from the coding sequence ATGGCAGAGACCCTCTACAGCACGCTCGGGGTGGACGAGGACGCGGACGTGGAGACGATACGCCGTGCGTACAGGGAACTCGTCAAGGAGGCACACCCGGACGTGAGCGACGACCCCGACGCCAGCGAGCAGTTCAAGCGCCTGACGACCGCACGCGACGTGCTCACCGACAGCGAGGAACGCTCCCGGTACGACCGCCTGGGCCACGAGGAGTACGTCGCGAACCACGCCAGCTCGGACCTGTGGGCCAGCGAGTCGACCACAGAGTCCGATACCTCCCCGACGGCGCGACCCTCGCCATCGGCGGCCGGACGGTCGAGTCGCGGGGAGGCGTCCGACGGGTACGACCGGACGGCGTGGCTCGGCGACGACGGTGGCCCGACGAAGGCAGAGCGAACGGCCAGCAGCACCTACCGCAAGCGCCGGCACAGCGCCCGGAGCGGCCGGACAGCGACCACCGCGACCAGCGGCGAGGACTGGCAGTACGCCTCCAGGGCATACCGTCGGGTGAACACGGACGTCGGGGCGGGCGACCCTCCCCTTGGCCGGCGAATCCTCGGGGTCGTGCGGGCCGTCGGCCCCTGGCTGTTCATCCACGTCGTCTTCATCCTGAGCGCGGTAGCCACCGCCTGGGTCACCTTCGTGCAGGCGGACACGCACCTGGACCTTTCACTGCCCGCGCTCGTCGTGGTCGTCCTCGTCCTGGGGCTGGTGGTCTTCGTCTCGGTCGTCCACGTCATCTCGCAACTGTACTCCTGA
- a CDS encoding helix-turn-helix domain-containing protein — MKYIQATVRVDPDEAPTFFNLLANSPKIEEARVLDVNTTLEGIDNYLFAIIGDPTTLAEEATDTPGVASVDLSETRNGITYAVVVVNSLETPMYDAIQRASSQGGLVIRTPLIYRDGKLYGRGVGDPKPLQQALEDTPDALDVQIDEIGRFRGGLDDPVSTLSDRQQEALKIAQELGYYDQPRGATHEDVAKELGCAPVTASDHLQKAEGKVVNAVLDKFGPSV; from the coding sequence ATGAAATACATCCAGGCCACCGTTCGGGTTGACCCTGACGAGGCACCGACGTTTTTCAATCTACTTGCGAACTCGCCCAAGATCGAGGAAGCGCGGGTGCTCGACGTGAATACGACGCTGGAAGGCATCGACAACTACCTGTTTGCGATTATCGGTGACCCCACGACCCTCGCCGAGGAGGCCACCGACACGCCAGGCGTCGCGTCAGTCGATCTCTCCGAGACTCGCAATGGGATCACCTACGCTGTCGTCGTCGTCAACTCCCTGGAGACGCCGATGTACGACGCCATCCAGCGAGCAAGTTCCCAGGGCGGGCTCGTGATACGGACGCCACTGATCTACCGTGACGGGAAACTGTACGGTCGCGGCGTCGGCGATCCGAAACCGCTGCAGCAGGCACTCGAAGACACGCCGGACGCGCTCGATGTCCAGATCGACGAAATTGGCCGCTTCCGTGGCGGGCTAGACGACCCCGTATCGACGCTGAGCGACCGGCAGCAGGAGGCGCTCAAAATCGCGCAGGAACTCGGCTACTACGACCAGCCTCGCGGCGCGACCCACGAGGACGTGGCCAAAGAACTAGGGTGTGCACCCGTGACGGCCAGCGATCACCTCCAGAAGGCGGAAGGAAAAGTCGTCAACGCCGTGCTCGACAAGTTCGGACCGTCGGTCTGA
- a CDS encoding pyridoxamine 5'-phosphate oxidase family protein, translating to MVFGYIGREMAAEEIDDFLRSAGHGLLSLARDDVAYGIPMSYAYEGETKTFVMEFLFQTESRKRRFLVETEEASLCVYDWEGRDDWQSVIAGGTLEQVEDDQRIRDMASLLAEQCSDVAPWWLRFSDNRQRDHAWYVLRAMSLEGYCAD from the coding sequence ATGGTGTTCGGATACATCGGCCGCGAGATGGCGGCTGAGGAAATTGACGACTTCCTGCGTTCGGCGGGCCACGGGCTCCTCTCGCTGGCCCGGGACGACGTGGCGTACGGGATTCCGATGTCGTACGCCTACGAGGGGGAGACGAAGACCTTCGTGATGGAGTTCCTGTTCCAGACCGAGAGCCGGAAGCGCCGGTTCCTGGTCGAGACGGAGGAGGCCTCGCTGTGCGTCTACGACTGGGAGGGACGGGACGACTGGCAGAGCGTCATCGCCGGGGGGACTCTGGAGCAGGTCGAGGACGACCAGCGCATACGGGACATGGCGTCGCTGCTCGCCGAGCAGTGTTCCGACGTCGCACCGTGGTGGCTCCGCTTCTCCGACAACCGCCAGCGCGACCACGCCTGGTACGTCCTCCGCGCGATGTCGCTGGAGGGCTACTGCGCCGACTGA
- a CDS encoding type II toxin-antitoxin system death-on-curing family toxin, which yields MTDSFWYPSVEDVLDIHEDIVSEYPDTSSGVQRRGDIEFALEYISEGSFGSVPKTIHEKAFHLLRLLVANHPFVDGNKRTALTNRTQREGRILSAQRLSVRVR from the coding sequence ATGACCGACTCGTTCTGGTATCCGTCGGTCGAAGACGTCCTCGACATCCACGAGGACATTGTCTCGGAGTACCCGGACACCAGTTCAGGCGTCCAGCGCCGTGGCGACATCGAATTCGCCCTGGAGTACATCAGCGAAGGGAGCTTCGGGTCGGTCCCGAAGACGATCCACGAGAAGGCGTTTCACCTGCTTCGACTCCTCGTCGCCAACCATCCGTTCGTGGACGGCAACAAGCGAACCGCACTCACGAACCGCACTCAACGTGAGGGTCGTATTCTATCTGCTCAACGGTTATCGGTTCGAGTACGATGA
- a CDS encoding DUF3368 domain-containing protein — MPDSGLVVSDTSPLLNLALIDRLDLLRTQFADVTVPRRVWDELAEGEEGLEPLRELRDDSFLRIVEVERSNLFVEVFHELDLGETAAICYAVEHDADLVLLDERDGRRVARRHDLEVTGVIGILLRGAKTNEVELEQELDALREVGFWISDDLYARALSEVDE; from the coding sequence ATGCCGGATAGCGGGCTGGTCGTTTCTGACACGTCGCCACTCCTGAACCTCGCGCTTATCGACCGTCTCGACCTTCTCCGAACGCAGTTCGCCGACGTTACCGTCCCACGCCGCGTCTGGGACGAACTGGCCGAGGGGGAGGAGGGTCTGGAACCGCTGCGAGAGTTACGCGATGACAGTTTCTTGCGCATCGTCGAGGTAGAGCGTTCGAACCTGTTCGTCGAAGTGTTTCACGAACTCGACCTCGGGGAGACGGCAGCAATCTGCTATGCGGTCGAACACGACGCTGACCTCGTTTTGCTTGACGAGCGGGACGGACGACGCGTCGCTCGGAGACACGACTTGGAGGTTACCGGCGTCATTGGTATTCTTCTTCGTGGAGCGAAAACCAATGAAGTAGAGTTGGAGCAGGAACTCGATGCTCTCCGCGAAGTCGGCTTTTGGATTTCCGACGACCTCTATGCACGCGCCCTCTCGGAAGTAGATGAGTAA
- the hisD gene encoding histidinol dehydrogenase, producing MDVRSVADLSPAERAALFEREAGVDAVREDVRDILDRVQAEGDVALREFSSEFDGVDVGNIDVTDRAARARDQVSDDLLAAIETAATNIRAFHERQMPDDWREDFDGRELGRRYRPLESAGVYAPGGTAAYPSSALMGVIPAKVAGVEHVAVATPPAEEMNPATLAAIDVAGADAVYQVGGAQAVGALAYGTETVSAVDVVVGPGNRWVTAAKAEVRGDVEIDFLAGPSELLVVADGTADPDLVAADLVAQAEHDTDASVVAVTDDADLAAAIVDAVEAQVPERERADVIEGALASDASGVFLARSMSEAALFAEEYAAEHLAIQAEDDEELLDRIDSAGSAFLGPYSPVAAGDYASGPNHVLPTGGRAHLVGGLSVDTFLRSTTVQRLSADSLGDLRETITTLATAEGLEAHAESVEKRFE from the coding sequence ATGGACGTACGCAGTGTTGCGGACCTCTCGCCCGCGGAGCGGGCCGCACTGTTCGAACGCGAGGCGGGCGTCGACGCGGTCCGCGAGGACGTCAGAGACATCCTTGACCGGGTGCAGGCGGAAGGCGACGTGGCCCTCCGGGAGTTCAGCAGCGAGTTCGACGGCGTCGACGTGGGGAACATCGACGTCACGGACCGCGCGGCGCGGGCCCGCGACCAGGTGAGCGACGACCTGCTGGCGGCCATCGAGACGGCCGCGACGAATATCCGGGCGTTTCACGAACGACAGATGCCCGACGACTGGCGCGAGGACTTCGACGGTCGGGAACTTGGGCGGCGCTATCGCCCGCTCGAAAGCGCCGGCGTCTACGCCCCCGGCGGAACCGCGGCCTACCCCTCCAGCGCGCTCATGGGCGTCATCCCGGCGAAGGTCGCCGGCGTCGAACACGTCGCCGTGGCGACGCCACCCGCCGAGGAGATGAACCCCGCGACGCTCGCGGCCATCGACGTGGCCGGAGCCGACGCCGTCTACCAGGTCGGCGGGGCCCAGGCCGTCGGCGCGCTCGCGTACGGCACTGAGACCGTCAGCGCCGTCGACGTCGTGGTCGGGCCGGGTAACCGCTGGGTGACGGCGGCGAAAGCCGAGGTCCGTGGGGACGTCGAGATAGACTTCCTGGCGGGGCCGAGCGAGTTGCTGGTCGTCGCCGACGGGACGGCCGACCCGGACCTGGTGGCGGCGGATCTCGTCGCGCAGGCCGAACACGACACCGACGCCTCCGTCGTGGCAGTTACCGACGACGCTGACCTGGCCGCGGCCATCGTCGACGCCGTCGAGGCACAGGTACCGGAGCGCGAGCGGGCCGACGTCATCGAGGGCGCGCTCGCCAGTGACGCCAGCGGCGTCTTCCTCGCCCGCTCGATGAGCGAGGCGGCACTGTTCGCCGAGGAGTACGCCGCCGAACACCTCGCCATCCAGGCCGAGGACGACGAGGAACTGCTGGACCGCATCGACAGCGCCGGGTCCGCGTTCCTGGGGCCGTACAGCCCGGTCGCCGCGGGCGACTACGCCAGCGGGCCGAACCACGTGCTGCCGACCGGTGGGCGCGCCCACCTCGTGGGCGGCCTCTCCGTCGACACGTTTCTGCGCTCGACGACCGTCCAGCGGCTCTCTGCGGACTCGCTGGGCGACCTCAGGGAGACGATAACGACGCTGGCGACGGCCGAAGGGCTGGAGGCTCACGCCGAGAGCGTCGAGAAGCGGTTCGAGTAG
- a CDS encoding threonine synthase, giving the protein MTTPTRCHRCGTRYREAGRRRCDCGEPVWYDIDVADFDWDDCTDADGMWRYAPILPVSEPRGLAAGAGGTPLLRSPRLDSVAGCRVFIKDEGEQPTGAYKDRGSAVAVSEWDETDAQAIGTVSYGNMAMSTAAHAASVGADCVVLVPAETSAVRLSLIEQYGPTVLRVSGDYGALYDDVLGLEDVPVEFYLSDPPARTSGYRTAVFEVYEQLRPDEPDALALPASSGGFASGVYQGVRDLRTAGLIDDLPRLYLVQTAAADPITRAFEGDDDEVGTLAPEEVGETIAHSIGNPAPPSGTVALAAARETGGAVLSVSDDEIRRAQRQFATRAGVCVEPASATTLAGVRRLSERGDVGPEERVVLLPTGTGFKEAGTGETLDPDSVEAVERTDVPSRLATLFEAE; this is encoded by the coding sequence ATGACGACACCGACCCGCTGCCACCGCTGTGGAACCCGGTACCGGGAGGCCGGACGGCGGCGCTGTGACTGCGGCGAGCCGGTCTGGTACGACATCGACGTGGCCGACTTCGACTGGGACGACTGTACGGACGCCGACGGGATGTGGCGCTACGCACCGATACTCCCTGTCTCGGAGCCGCGCGGTCTCGCCGCGGGTGCCGGGGGGACGCCGCTGCTTCGCAGTCCGCGGCTGGATTCGGTTGCCGGCTGTCGCGTCTTCATCAAGGACGAGGGCGAGCAACCGACCGGGGCGTACAAGGACCGGGGGTCGGCCGTCGCCGTCTCGGAGTGGGACGAGACCGACGCGCAGGCCATCGGCACCGTCTCCTACGGCAACATGGCGATGAGCACCGCCGCCCACGCCGCGAGCGTGGGGGCGGACTGCGTCGTTCTAGTCCCGGCGGAGACTTCGGCCGTCCGCCTCTCGCTCATCGAGCAGTACGGCCCGACAGTCCTCCGGGTCTCCGGCGACTACGGTGCGCTGTACGACGACGTGCTGGGACTGGAGGACGTCCCCGTCGAGTTCTACCTCTCGGACCCGCCCGCACGAACCAGCGGCTACCGGACTGCCGTCTTCGAAGTGTACGAGCAGTTGCGCCCCGACGAGCCCGACGCGCTCGCGCTTCCGGCGAGTTCGGGCGGCTTCGCGAGCGGCGTCTACCAGGGGGTGCGTGACCTCCGAACGGCGGGTCTCATCGACGACCTGCCGCGGCTGTACCTCGTGCAGACGGCCGCCGCCGACCCAATCACCCGCGCGTTCGAGGGCGACGACGACGAGGTGGGAACGCTCGCGCCGGAGGAAGTGGGGGAGACTATCGCCCACTCCATCGGTAATCCGGCCCCGCCGAGCGGCACCGTCGCACTGGCGGCCGCGCGGGAGACCGGCGGTGCCGTCCTCTCTGTCTCCGACGACGAGATTCGCCGTGCCCAGCGGCAATTCGCAACGCGTGCGGGCGTCTGCGTCGAGCCGGCGTCTGCGACGACGCTGGCGGGCGTGCGTCGCCTGTCCGAGCGCGGCGACGTCGGGCCGGAAGAACGGGTCGTCCTCCTCCCAACCGGCACTGGCTTCAAGGAGGCCGGCACCGGTGAGACTCTCGACCCCGACAGCGTCGAGGCAGTCGAGCGCACCGACGTCCCCTCCCGACTCGCGACGCTGTTCGAGGCGGAGTGA
- a CDS encoding UPF0175 family protein has protein sequence MATIEIDDDVYEALQLPEGERSPAMKRELAVSLYARDILSFGKARTLAEMSKREFQELLGEREIARHYGERELEEDLDYAG, from the coding sequence ATGGCGACGATAGAGATCGACGACGACGTTTACGAGGCGTTACAGCTCCCGGAGGGGGAGCGCTCGCCCGCGATGAAGCGGGAGTTGGCGGTATCGCTGTACGCCCGCGATATCCTCTCGTTCGGGAAAGCCCGTACGTTGGCGGAGATGTCGAAACGGGAGTTTCAGGAACTCCTCGGCGAACGTGAAATCGCCCGGCACTACGGCGAACGGGAACTCGAAGAAGATCTCGACTATGCCGGATAG
- a CDS encoding CPBP family intramembrane glutamic endopeptidase, producing MSSENRGRPAGRLGRLARTATPWGFPLLYLGWAFLFWAPIVLSDESVWSFPNVGLFLVGGLSPLLAGLLLAWLTRGWDGLSDLGKRLIEVGRIEPRWGLVIVLYWPLFNLFLAGGALLFGVTVEPLEFISTDRLFDPAALFSLVAFAFVFPLVEEIGLRGYWLDRLQERWSALTAGVINGTTWAIWHAPFVFFPGYYANTTFEPELSWWVPMLVLYTIILVWVYNNTRRSILAVLLFHAFGNMTGELTGFAPEMYPFILSGYALVVVMLVAGWSPGSLRGWGVQLPLAKTETKRS from the coding sequence ATGAGCAGTGAAAATCGTGGTCGTCCAGCGGGGCGTCTCGGTCGGTTAGCACGCACCGCAACGCCGTGGGGGTTTCCGCTCCTCTATTTGGGGTGGGCATTTCTGTTCTGGGCTCCGATTGTGCTATCAGACGAGTCTGTCTGGTCGTTTCCCAACGTCGGACTGTTCCTCGTCGGCGGCCTGAGTCCATTGTTGGCGGGGTTGCTGTTGGCGTGGCTTACCCGGGGCTGGGACGGCCTATCAGACCTTGGCAAGCGACTGATCGAAGTCGGACGAATCGAGCCGCGCTGGGGGCTCGTCATCGTCCTGTACTGGCCACTGTTCAATCTCTTCTTGGCGGGTGGAGCGCTATTGTTCGGGGTTACCGTGGAGCCGCTGGAGTTCATTTCGACTGATCGCTTGTTCGATCCAGCGGCGCTGTTCTCGCTCGTCGCGTTTGCCTTTGTCTTCCCCCTTGTCGAAGAGATCGGGCTACGCGGGTACTGGCTTGATCGGTTGCAAGAACGCTGGAGTGCGCTTACTGCAGGAGTCATCAACGGTACGACCTGGGCGATCTGGCACGCACCCTTCGTTTTCTTTCCCGGGTACTACGCCAACACGACTTTCGAACCGGAACTGTCGTGGTGGGTCCCAATGCTCGTGCTCTATACCATCATCCTCGTCTGGGTCTACAACAATACTCGTCGGAGCATTCTGGCAGTACTGTTGTTCCACGCGTTCGGAAACATGACCGGCGAACTGACGGGGTTTGCACCCGAGATGTACCCGTTTATCCTCTCGGGCTATGCACTCGTTGTGGTGATGCTCGTGGCTGGCTGGAGTCCGGGATCGCTCCGCGGGTGGGGAGTGCAGTTGCCACTAGCAAAGACAGAAACCAAGCGTTCATGA
- a CDS encoding HesB/IscA family protein: MSSTAESPDGGETAVSVTESAAEEALNLMDQQGMDVEEAGLRLYVQQGGCAGLSYGMRFEHEPESEDTITEHAGLRVFVDPASIDYIEGSVLAYEGGLQGAGFHVENPNVVSECGCGESFRT, translated from the coding sequence ATGAGCAGTACCGCAGAGAGTCCCGATGGCGGCGAGACAGCCGTGTCGGTCACCGAATCGGCAGCGGAGGAGGCCCTCAACCTGATGGACCAGCAGGGGATGGACGTAGAGGAGGCCGGCCTCCGGCTGTACGTCCAGCAAGGTGGGTGTGCCGGGCTGTCGTACGGCATGCGGTTCGAGCACGAACCGGAATCGGAGGACACCATCACCGAACACGCGGGGCTGCGCGTGTTCGTCGACCCCGCCAGCATCGACTACATCGAGGGGTCGGTCCTCGCCTACGAGGGTGGATTGCAGGGTGCCGGATTCCACGTCGAGAACCCGAACGTGGTCAGCGAGTGTGGCTGCGGCGAGAGCTTCCGGACCTAG
- a CDS encoding DUF5615 family PIN-like protein — MEYRILADENVEQATINYLRKLGHDVEWVGDVEELGLGADDGAIATYGSETNRLILTQDDDFFTQLDIGGTAGVLFQKDQTLSAREVGDIVHELSEYIDQSDVTLEYVSRNWL, encoded by the coding sequence ATGGAGTATCGCATCCTCGCTGACGAAAACGTCGAGCAGGCGACGATCAACTACTTGCGGAAACTCGGTCACGATGTCGAATGGGTCGGTGATGTCGAAGAACTCGGTCTCGGCGCTGACGACGGAGCGATCGCTACGTACGGAAGCGAGACAAACCGCCTCATTCTCACTCAGGACGACGACTTCTTTACCCAGTTGGATATTGGGGGTACAGCTGGCGTTCTCTTTCAGAAGGATCAGACACTTTCGGCCCGAGAGGTTGGAGACATCGTACACGAACTCTCCGAGTACATCGACCAGTCCGACGTGACGCTCGAATACGTGAGTCGGAACTGGCTATAG